A genomic segment from Nitrospirota bacterium encodes:
- the rseP gene encoding RIP metalloprotease RseP gives MTFFWAIVLLGTLIFVHELGHFIFAKLSRIRVLKFSLGFGPRLFGKKLGDTEYMISAVPLGGYVKMLGEEPGETLKEADKAEAFNHQPVKKRLGVVLAGPVFNLFFAVLLFAVMFSVGMPVLIPEVGETVKNSPSEKAGLIKGDAIFRINDSNVTQWAELSDVIHKSPNKKITLMIKRADRVISIDVVPEIKKAPNIFGEEEEIGLIGIAPSGKTFTKREPLPQAAVMAVQKTWDIIELTVIGIVKLFQRVIPADSIGGPILILQMAGKQASAGFLDFFLFMAIISINLGVLNLLPIPVLDGGHMLFLSIEALRGKPLKENTMMIAQKAGIFIIISLMAFALYNDLLRLFTGKMP, from the coding sequence ATGACATTTTTCTGGGCAATAGTACTTTTAGGCACTTTGATATTTGTACATGAACTCGGGCATTTTATCTTTGCAAAACTCAGCAGGATACGGGTGCTGAAGTTCTCGCTGGGCTTTGGCCCAAGGCTCTTCGGCAAAAAACTCGGAGATACTGAGTACATGATCTCTGCCGTACCCCTCGGAGGTTATGTGAAAATGCTCGGTGAAGAGCCGGGAGAAACATTAAAAGAAGCAGACAAGGCAGAGGCCTTTAACCATCAGCCTGTGAAAAAAAGACTGGGGGTTGTGCTTGCAGGTCCTGTATTTAACCTGTTTTTTGCCGTATTGCTTTTTGCCGTTATGTTTTCAGTTGGAATGCCTGTATTAATTCCTGAGGTTGGAGAAACAGTAAAAAACTCTCCGTCTGAAAAGGCAGGCCTCATCAAGGGGGATGCCATATTCCGGATAAATGACAGCAACGTAACGCAGTGGGCAGAACTCAGCGATGTTATCCATAAAAGTCCCAACAAAAAAATAACCCTCATGATAAAAAGGGCTGACAGAGTTATTTCAATTGATGTAGTGCCTGAGATAAAAAAGGCTCCTAATATCTTTGGCGAAGAGGAGGAAATAGGACTAATAGGCATTGCGCCCTCAGGCAAAACATTTACCAAGAGAGAGCCTCTGCCTCAGGCCGCTGTAATGGCAGTGCAGAAAACATGGGATATAATAGAGCTTACGGTAATCGGAATCGTCAAACTTTTTCAGAGAGTCATACCTGCCGATAGTATAGGCGGCCCGATACTAATACTTCAGATGGCAGGGAAGCAGGCTTCTGCTGGCTTTCTTGATTTCTTTTTATTCATGGCAATTATAAGCATAAACTTGGGAGTCCTGAACCTGCTTCCGATACCGGTGCTTGACGGAGGGCACATGCTTTTCCTGTCAATAGAGGCTTTGAGGGGCAAGCCTTTAAAAGAAAATACAATGATGATTGCACAAAAGGCAGGGATTTTTATCATAATTTCACTGATGGCCTTTGCCCTTTATAATGATCTCTTGAGGCTTTTTACGGGTAAGATGCCGTGA